Proteins encoded in a region of the Haloarcula sp. CBA1129 genome:
- a CDS encoding deoxyribodipyrimidine photo-lyase, with product MRLHWHRRDLRATDNAGLAAASPSDPVVPVFLFDRAVLDHAGPPRVAFMLDALDSLRSWYRDRGSDLVIAEGDPTAVLPELAAEHGAEKVTWGKDYSGLARERDAAVRQALDDADVAREAVQNAVLHEPGEITTNDGDPYSVFTYFGRKWHDREKAGPYEPPGADELADVDGDALPTLPDLGFEEPEAAVPAAGTDEARALLDDFLDENVYEYEQRRDFPADECTSRLSAHLKFGTIGIREVYDRTEAAKEGIGGDRRESVREFQSQLAWREFYTQVLFAHPHVVSSNYKSYENPIEWENDEELLQAWKDGETGYPIVDAGMRQLRAEAYMHNRVRMIVASFLTKDLLIDWRHGYEWFREKLVDHDTANDNGGWQWAASTGTDAQPYFRIFNPMTQGEDYDPDAEYIKKYVPELRDADPEIIHEWNDCSLTQRRNAAPEYPDPVVKHSKRREDALSMFERARGDD from the coding sequence ATGCGCTTGCATTGGCATCGCCGCGACCTCCGGGCGACGGACAACGCCGGCCTCGCCGCGGCCTCTCCGTCAGACCCCGTTGTTCCGGTGTTCCTCTTCGACAGGGCCGTTCTCGACCACGCCGGCCCGCCCCGGGTCGCGTTCATGCTGGACGCTCTCGACAGTTTGCGCTCGTGGTACCGCGACCGCGGCAGTGACCTTGTCATTGCTGAGGGTGACCCCACAGCTGTTCTGCCGGAACTGGCAGCTGAGCACGGCGCGGAGAAAGTCACTTGGGGCAAAGACTACTCCGGGCTCGCACGGGAACGTGACGCCGCTGTTCGGCAGGCGCTGGATGACGCAGATGTGGCCCGTGAGGCCGTCCAGAACGCCGTGTTGCACGAACCCGGCGAGATTACGACGAACGACGGCGACCCCTACAGCGTGTTCACCTACTTCGGCCGAAAGTGGCACGACCGTGAGAAGGCAGGCCCCTACGAGCCGCCGGGGGCTGACGAACTGGCCGATGTCGACGGCGACGCGCTCCCAACGCTGCCGGACCTCGGCTTCGAGGAGCCGGAAGCTGCCGTGCCAGCCGCAGGGACCGACGAAGCACGTGCGCTGCTCGATGACTTCCTCGACGAGAACGTCTACGAGTACGAACAGCGCCGGGACTTCCCGGCAGACGAATGCACCTCTCGGCTCTCGGCCCACCTGAAGTTCGGGACCATCGGCATTCGAGAGGTGTACGACCGCACCGAGGCTGCCAAAGAGGGGATTGGCGGCGACCGCCGCGAGTCCGTCCGGGAGTTCCAGTCGCAGTTAGCTTGGCGGGAGTTCTACACGCAGGTGCTGTTCGCCCATCCACACGTCGTCAGTTCGAACTACAAATCCTACGAGAACCCCATTGAGTGGGAAAACGACGAGGAACTGCTGCAGGCTTGGAAGGACGGCGAAACCGGGTATCCCATTGTCGATGCCGGGATGCGACAGCTCCGCGCGGAGGCGTATATGCACAACCGCGTTCGGATGATCGTCGCCTCCTTCCTCACGAAGGACCTGCTCATCGACTGGCGACACGGGTACGAGTGGTTCCGGGAGAAACTGGTCGACCACGACACGGCCAACGACAACGGCGGCTGGCAGTGGGCGGCTTCGACGGGGACCGACGCACAGCCCTACTTCCGCATCTTCAATCCGATGACGCAGGGCGAAGACTACGACCCCGACGCAGAGTATATCAAGAAGTACGTCCCGGAACTTCGGGACGCTGACCCGGAGATCATCCACGAGTGGAACGACTGCTCGCTCACACAGCGGCGCAACGCCGCGCCGGAGTATCCCGACCCGGTCGTGAAACACAGCAAGCGCCGCGAGGACGCGCTCTCGATGTTCGAGCGGGCGCGGGGCGACGACTAG
- a CDS encoding ABC transporter substrate-binding protein, whose translation MSRDTNRRAFLKRTGAVSTVGLLGGLAGCSTEQTGGDGGDGGDGSMTGTGTESGGDSGPESPDVLMVVGYPQSGVQLFKDFYADYGDDAADILVTDGLQDGELPSNVGDDMSNVRGTAPSAAGPGVDTFTEQFTSEFDYDEAGVFTSQAYDATAVQILANLLAGENDGQAVRDHMRVVANPGGESYGPSELPAAVEAAAAGENIQYEGASSAVDFDENGDMASAQYQVFGFQDGGGVDTLSTVDFSAGDDIPQPEPNGSGSDSGRTIKFGVLMPETGDLGPLGRPIRDGAILPALQLEGEVDFEFDYQVGDTQTQAQAGIDAANSLVSAGYPSITGAASSETSIQVARNVLIDSSVVGCSPASTSPTITDLEDNDYMFRTPPSDALQGQVLAQVGVDELGASTASTLYVNNSYGQALQEAFAGAFEAEGGTIVNQVGFEQQQSSYTSEINSAMNQ comes from the coding sequence ATGAGTCGCGATACCAATCGACGAGCGTTCCTGAAGCGCACCGGGGCGGTAAGCACTGTCGGTCTGCTTGGCGGGTTAGCAGGCTGTTCGACTGAACAGACCGGCGGAGACGGCGGCGACGGCGGCGACGGCAGTATGACCGGCACCGGGACCGAGTCCGGTGGCGACAGCGGCCCAGAATCGCCGGATGTGCTGATGGTCGTCGGCTATCCCCAGAGCGGTGTGCAACTGTTCAAGGACTTCTACGCCGACTACGGTGACGACGCCGCCGACATCCTCGTCACCGACGGGCTTCAGGACGGCGAACTGCCGAGCAACGTCGGCGACGACATGTCGAACGTCCGCGGCACGGCCCCGTCTGCGGCCGGCCCCGGTGTCGATACGTTCACAGAGCAGTTCACCTCCGAGTTCGATTACGACGAGGCCGGTGTGTTCACCTCACAGGCCTACGACGCGACGGCGGTCCAGATTCTCGCAAACCTGCTGGCCGGAGAAAACGACGGGCAGGCCGTCCGGGACCATATGCGCGTCGTCGCCAATCCGGGCGGCGAGTCGTACGGCCCTTCCGAGTTGCCAGCGGCCGTCGAAGCGGCCGCCGCGGGCGAAAACATCCAGTACGAGGGGGCCTCGAGTGCGGTCGACTTCGACGAAAACGGGGACATGGCCTCGGCCCAGTATCAGGTCTTTGGCTTCCAGGACGGTGGGGGCGTCGATACGCTCAGCACCGTGGACTTCAGCGCTGGCGACGACATCCCGCAGCCAGAACCGAACGGCTCCGGAAGCGACTCCGGACGGACGATCAAGTTCGGTGTGTTGATGCCCGAAACCGGCGACCTCGGGCCGCTCGGCAGGCCGATCCGCGACGGCGCGATACTTCCGGCTCTGCAACTCGAAGGCGAAGTCGATTTCGAGTTCGATTACCAAGTCGGTGACACCCAGACGCAGGCACAGGCGGGCATCGACGCGGCCAACTCCCTCGTCAGTGCGGGCTATCCGTCGATCACCGGGGCGGCCAGCTCCGAAACCTCGATACAGGTCGCACGCAACGTGCTGATTGATAGCAGCGTCGTCGGCTGTTCACCAGCGTCCACGTCGCCGACGATCACCGACCTCGAAGACAACGACTACATGTTCCGCACCCCGCCCAGCGACGCCCTGCAGGGGCAGGTTCTGGCGCAAGTCGGCGTTGACGAGCTCGGTGCATCAACCGCATCAACGCTGTATGTGAACAACAGCTACGGTCAGGCGCTACAGGAGGCATTCGCTGGCGCATTTGAAGCGGAAGGCGGGACCATCGTCAATCAGGTCGGCTTCGAGCAACAGCAGTCATCCTACACGTCTGAAATCAACAGCGCGATGAACCAGTAA
- the sod gene encoding superoxide dismutase, with translation MPEHSNPELPPLPYDYDALEPHISEQVLTWHHDTHHQGYVNGLESAEETLAENRDAGDFGSSASAMGNVTHNGSGHYLHTLFWENMDPNGGGEPEGELLDRIEEDFGSYEGWKGEFEAAASAAGGWALLVYDPVAKQLRNVPVDKHDQGALWGSHPILALDVWEHSYYYDYGPARGDFIDAFFEVVDWDKAAEEYDKVVGRVE, from the coding sequence ATGCCCGAACATTCCAATCCCGAACTGCCACCGCTCCCGTACGACTACGACGCACTGGAGCCACACATCTCCGAGCAGGTGCTCACCTGGCATCACGATACCCACCATCAGGGGTACGTAAACGGCCTCGAATCGGCCGAGGAGACACTCGCCGAGAACCGCGACGCCGGTGACTTCGGCTCGAGCGCCAGCGCGATGGGCAACGTCACCCACAACGGCAGTGGACACTATCTCCACACGCTGTTCTGGGAGAACATGGACCCCAACGGCGGCGGCGAGCCGGAAGGCGAACTCCTCGACCGCATCGAAGAGGACTTCGGCTCCTACGAAGGCTGGAAGGGCGAGTTCGAGGCCGCCGCATCAGCCGCCGGCGGCTGGGCGCTGCTCGTGTACGACCCCGTTGCCAAGCAACTGCGCAACGTGCCGGTCGACAAGCACGATCAGGGCGCGCTCTGGGGCTCCCATCCCATCCTCGCACTCGACGTCTGGGAGCACTCATACTACTACGACTACGGCCCCGCCCGCGGTGACTTCATCGACGCCTTCTTCGAGGTTGTCGACTGGGACAAGGCTGCTGAAGAGTACGACAAGGTCGTCGGCCGCGTCGAATAA
- a CDS encoding ABC transporter ATP-binding protein: protein MSQRATESETVTLPDPAERLLAIRNLDAGYGDLQVLSDVHMDVADGEYVVIVGPNGAGKSTVMKSVFGLTTYMGGEVIFDETDISQRNPDEIIYEGISYVPQTGNVFGSLSVRENLEMGAYILDEVPEDRIEDVYDRFPILRERSEQSAGTLSGGQQQMLAMGRALMLDPDLLLLDEPSAGLAPDLVEDMFDRIDRINDDGTAILMVEQNAKEALRRCDRGYVLVQGQNRYEDDGTVLLDDEQVRQDFLGG, encoded by the coding sequence ATGAGCCAGCGCGCAACGGAGTCAGAGACCGTTACGCTCCCCGACCCGGCCGAGCGACTCCTCGCCATCCGAAACCTCGATGCAGGCTATGGCGACCTGCAGGTGCTCAGCGACGTCCACATGGACGTTGCCGACGGCGAGTACGTCGTCATCGTCGGCCCGAACGGAGCCGGCAAGTCGACGGTGATGAAGTCCGTCTTCGGCCTGACGACGTACATGGGCGGAGAGGTCATTTTCGACGAGACCGACATCAGCCAGCGCAACCCCGACGAAATTATTTACGAGGGTATCAGCTACGTTCCGCAGACTGGCAACGTCTTCGGCTCACTGAGTGTACGCGAGAACCTCGAAATGGGCGCGTACATCCTCGACGAGGTGCCGGAAGACCGGATCGAGGACGTGTACGACCGGTTCCCCATTCTCCGTGAGCGGTCCGAACAGTCCGCCGGGACGCTGTCGGGCGGCCAACAGCAGATGCTCGCGATGGGACGGGCGCTGATGCTCGACCCTGACCTGCTGTTGCTCGACGAGCCCTCCGCCGGACTCGCCCCGGACCTCGTCGAGGATATGTTCGATCGCATCGACCGCATCAACGACGACGGGACAGCGATTCTGATGGTCGAACAGAACGCCAAGGAAGCGCTCCGGCGGTGTGACCGCGGCTACGTACTCGTGCAGGGCCAGAACCGGTACGAGGACGACGGAACGGTCCTCCTCGACGACGAGCAGGTCCGTCAGGACTTCCTCGGCGGATAG
- a CDS encoding ABC transporter ATP-binding protein — protein MSEPDATERQEPAVTSDAIDSPLLEVDGLRKEFGGVVAVDGATFSVAEGSLTGLIGPNGAGKSTTFNCITGIHEPTGGRVTFDGQDITGLASYTLANRGLVRTFQIARELSDMTVLENVMLAPGGQVGESVVRSVMPGLRDEVIKAEAAVRDRAWETLEFFEIDHLAHENAGNLSGGQRKLLEMARVLMTDPEMILLDEPLAGVNPTLEEKLLERIHELRREQGLTFLLVEHDMDVIMNNCEHIIVMHQGGVLAEGDAETITSDERVLEAYLGGDV, from the coding sequence ATGAGTGAACCCGACGCCACAGAGCGACAGGAACCGGCCGTCACAAGTGACGCTATCGACTCGCCCCTACTGGAGGTCGACGGCCTCCGAAAGGAGTTCGGCGGTGTCGTCGCGGTCGATGGGGCGACGTTCTCCGTGGCCGAGGGGTCGCTCACCGGCCTTATCGGTCCGAACGGGGCCGGGAAATCGACGACGTTCAACTGCATCACGGGCATTCACGAGCCGACCGGCGGTCGGGTCACCTTCGACGGGCAGGACATTACGGGGCTCGCATCGTACACTCTCGCGAACCGCGGGCTGGTTCGGACATTCCAGATCGCGCGTGAACTGTCGGACATGACCGTTCTGGAAAACGTGATGCTCGCGCCGGGCGGGCAGGTCGGGGAGTCGGTCGTCCGCTCGGTGATGCCGGGGCTTCGCGACGAGGTCATCAAAGCCGAAGCGGCTGTTCGGGACCGCGCGTGGGAGACGCTGGAGTTCTTCGAGATCGATCACCTCGCTCACGAGAACGCCGGCAATCTCTCTGGCGGCCAGCGGAAACTGCTGGAGATGGCGCGGGTCCTGATGACCGACCCCGAGATGATTCTACTGGACGAGCCGCTGGCCGGCGTCAACCCGACGCTGGAGGAGAAACTGCTGGAACGGATCCACGAACTCCGCCGAGAGCAGGGGCTGACCTTCCTGCTCGTCGAACACGACATGGACGTCATCATGAACAACTGCGAACACATCATCGTCATGCATCAAGGGGGCGTCCTCGCGGAAGGGGACGCGGAGACTATCACATCGGATGAGCGGGTACTCGAGGCGTATCTGGGAGGGGATGTATGA